A part of Halobacillus shinanisalinarum genomic DNA contains:
- a CDS encoding TRAP transporter large permease — MSPVLALFLSFIVLCIIRVPVAISLGLSSILALNMIDFTMYTVIQKMFSQLTHVSLMAIPGFVFTGIIMSKGGISRHLIEALKAWVGHLRGGLAVVTILACMIFAAISGSSPATAAAIGSIMIPGLVNAGYEKRYAMGLIACAGTLGILIPPSIPLILYGVVAEESISELFMAGIVPGILLGGMLVVSAVIYAKVHNYGSLPKQSWSDRGRKSLKAIWGFLLPILILGGIYGGVVTPTEASFLASLYAFVVSVFIYKELDFKKFRYMVNESVNITAMIYLIIASAVVFGMFLTIAQVPQDLSAWMNANVANKWIFLIAVNLLIFIMGMFLESAAIILITVPIFLPILALFNISPIHFAIILTINLELAMITPPVGLNLFVVSGISKEKVGEVVRGVMPFFFLMVLVLAFIVIFPELSLFLTK; from the coding sequence ATGAGTCCTGTCTTAGCCTTATTCTTGTCATTCATTGTGCTTTGTATTATTCGTGTCCCAGTAGCAATTAGTCTTGGTTTATCAAGCATTCTGGCACTTAACATGATTGACTTTACAATGTATACGGTAATTCAAAAAATGTTCAGCCAATTAACTCACGTTTCCTTAATGGCTATCCCAGGATTTGTATTTACAGGGATAATCATGTCCAAAGGAGGGATATCACGTCATTTGATTGAGGCACTAAAAGCATGGGTCGGTCATTTGCGCGGCGGACTTGCAGTTGTAACAATTCTTGCTTGTATGATTTTTGCGGCTATATCAGGTTCGAGCCCAGCGACGGCTGCTGCAATTGGGAGTATTATGATCCCAGGTCTCGTAAATGCAGGGTATGAAAAGCGTTATGCTATGGGACTTATCGCTTGCGCCGGTACATTAGGGATTTTAATCCCACCTTCTATTCCGCTAATCCTATATGGAGTAGTTGCAGAGGAGTCTATTAGTGAATTGTTTATGGCTGGTATTGTTCCTGGAATTCTACTAGGTGGAATGCTTGTAGTATCTGCAGTTATTTATGCAAAAGTCCATAATTATGGTTCTCTTCCGAAACAATCATGGTCGGACCGGGGGAGAAAAAGTTTAAAAGCCATCTGGGGTTTTTTACTTCCAATACTTATTTTAGGTGGAATCTATGGTGGGGTTGTTACACCCACGGAGGCTTCTTTCCTTGCCAGTTTATATGCATTTGTTGTTTCTGTATTTATATATAAGGAATTGGACTTTAAAAAATTCAGATACATGGTCAACGAGTCGGTTAATATCACTGCGATGATTTATTTAATTATAGCTTCAGCAGTAGTATTTGGTATGTTTTTGACAATTGCTCAAGTTCCTCAAGATCTGTCTGCATGGATGAACGCTAATGTGGCAAATAAATGGATTTTCTTAATTGCTGTGAACTTGTTGATATTCATTATGGGGATGTTCTTAGAATCAGCAGCAATTATTTTAATAACAGTACCCATTTTCCTGCCTATATTGGCACTTTTCAATATTAGTCCAATCCATTTTGCCATTATTCTCACGATCAATTTGGAACTGGCCATGATCACGCCTCCGGTGGGACTAAACTTATTTGTTGTTAGTGGGATTTCTAAGGAGAAAGTGGGGGAAGTTGTTCGAGGTGTCATGCCGTTCTTCTTTTTAATGGTTCTGGTGCTTGCCTTTATCGTTATTTTCCCAGAGCTATCCTTATTCTTAACAAAATAA
- a CDS encoding TRAP transporter small permease: MKNLLKWLDRIEELITASLFLSAVIIMLYGVFMRYVLNSPQFGLLEVVSILLPWAIFIGFGRALKENHHIAVDVVYDRLPFQIKRVTAVLGNLIGIGFSIFMLISGWKIVMSELENGYVTVALGIPIWITYLILPISMVLLAIYFVTKTFRAVIGDEKEIVGELNHLEHEEYVSDEKKEVSV; encoded by the coding sequence ATGAAAAATCTATTAAAGTGGTTGGATAGAATAGAAGAACTTATAACAGCTAGTTTATTTTTGAGTGCGGTTATTATTATGCTATATGGCGTTTTTATGCGCTATGTACTTAACTCTCCACAATTTGGATTGCTAGAGGTTGTGAGTATTTTATTACCTTGGGCCATATTTATTGGTTTTGGAAGGGCGTTAAAAGAAAACCATCATATTGCTGTTGATGTTGTTTATGACCGGCTTCCATTTCAAATAAAACGTGTTACGGCAGTTTTGGGTAATTTAATTGGTATTGGTTTTTCAATCTTTATGCTAATCTCAGGCTGGAAAATAGTAATGAGCGAGTTAGAAAACGGATACGTAACAGTCGCCCTAGGAATTCCAATTTGGATTACCTACCTAATCCTGCCGATTTCAATGGTATTGTTAGCTATATACTTTGTGACTAAAACCTTTAGAGCAGTTATTGGAGATGAAAAAGAAATAGTTGGAGAGTTAAATCATTTGGAGCACGAGGAATATGTATCAGATGAGAAGAAGGAGGTATCAGTATGA
- a CDS encoding response regulator has product MIKVLIVEDDPMVAEINKSYLRAVKGFECAGVAKNTTEAMEWIKKGEIELVLLDIFMPGNNGIDLLVDIRKEDQCVDAIVISAASDIQNIKSVLRLGVVDYLIKPFEFERFSSALKNYKNEYELISQQKVMVQDELDNQLLRQNKLMEQCESLPKGLTRETLQIVVENIIEGNKKPFTTAMLAEEIGVSRVSTRKYLKFLTEIEMVSVNLHYKKTGRPIHMYEVNYEKTGLITPYLKADLS; this is encoded by the coding sequence ATGATCAAAGTGTTAATAGTGGAGGACGATCCTATGGTGGCGGAAATTAACAAAAGTTATTTGCGTGCTGTCAAAGGATTTGAATGCGCAGGTGTTGCTAAAAATACAACCGAGGCGATGGAATGGATTAAAAAAGGGGAAATTGAACTTGTACTGCTTGATATTTTTATGCCAGGTAATAACGGAATTGACCTTTTGGTGGATATAAGGAAAGAAGATCAGTGTGTGGATGCAATTGTTATTTCGGCAGCAAGCGATATTCAAAACATTAAATCTGTTCTCCGTTTAGGCGTGGTAGATTATTTGATCAAGCCTTTTGAATTTGAACGATTTAGTAGTGCGCTAAAAAATTATAAGAATGAGTATGAATTGATAAGTCAACAAAAAGTTATGGTACAGGATGAGCTTGATAACCAATTATTACGACAAAATAAACTGATGGAACAATGTGAATCTCTACCAAAAGGCCTGACAAGAGAAACACTCCAAATTGTAGTTGAAAATATAATTGAAGGTAATAAAAAGCCGTTTACTACAGCTATGTTGGCGGAAGAAATAGGTGTTTCTCGCGTATCAACTCGTAAATATTTGAAATTCCTCACGGAGATTGAAATGGTTTCAGTAAATCTTCACTATAAAAAAACTGGCCGTCCCATTCATATGTATGAAGTCAATTATGAAAAAACAGGTTTAATTACGCCTTACCTAAAAGCCGATCTTTCTTAA
- the dcuS gene encoding DcuS/MalK family sensor histidine kinase: MKFGRKYLSLHAAIVWFVCIVLILAFGVTGFLISEEVADQTRKDLSEKTLNVARMVGHSPIVIKGLQFKEEEDALQQFAEKIRELTNVRFIVVIDMQGIRKSHPDSWKIGEHFVGGDEKRALEGEEYISIAEGTLGNSLRAFEPIYSFEGEQIGAVSVGILLNKVNSVVKKSQRIIYVGIGLGIVVGIIGALFLANRVKRILFGLEPYEIAGILQERSAMIESVREGIVAVNQDREIVIANAEAVRMFEKAGIHGNPVGLTIEEYMPFSRLANVLVNGKKEFDQERNIEGVTFVVNRVPVKVDGQIVGAIATFRDKTELKHLAEQLTGVKLYAEALRVKSHEFMNKLHVILGMVHIGEYKKLTSYIHQLTENHQLEIDTISRFIKDPILAGFLLSKMSYAREQGVTLNVQGDSVLPEPNSPATMDEIITVIGNLIDNSIEAVQEFSNKNIDVLIDYDGEFLFFDVVDHKGGIPVEIRDEIFNKGFSTKGENRGYGLFLVRKTAKNLGGDIELFTNDEYTMFSVEIPYKSKEESA, from the coding sequence TTGAAGTTTGGCAGAAAATATTTAAGTTTGCATGCTGCTATTGTTTGGTTTGTTTGTATAGTATTAATTTTAGCTTTCGGGGTGACGGGCTTCTTAATTAGTGAAGAAGTCGCGGATCAAACGAGGAAAGACCTATCCGAGAAGACATTAAATGTGGCCCGTATGGTCGGACATTCTCCAATTGTGATTAAGGGACTTCAATTTAAAGAAGAGGAAGATGCACTGCAACAGTTTGCAGAAAAGATAAGAGAATTAACTAATGTTCGCTTTATCGTGGTCATCGATATGCAGGGGATTCGAAAGTCACACCCAGATTCATGGAAAATAGGAGAGCATTTCGTTGGCGGAGATGAGAAGCGGGCTTTAGAGGGGGAAGAATATATATCGATTGCAGAGGGGACTTTAGGTAATTCATTGAGAGCCTTTGAACCAATTTACAGTTTTGAAGGTGAACAGATTGGTGCAGTGTCTGTTGGGATCCTATTAAATAAAGTTAATAGTGTAGTGAAGAAAAGTCAGCGGATTATCTATGTAGGGATTGGTCTTGGAATAGTAGTTGGAATTATCGGAGCTCTTTTTTTAGCGAACCGGGTAAAGCGAATTTTGTTCGGTCTCGAGCCATACGAAATCGCGGGTATTTTGCAAGAAAGGAGCGCCATGATTGAGTCCGTTAGAGAAGGAATAGTAGCTGTAAATCAGGATAGGGAAATCGTAATAGCAAATGCTGAAGCTGTTCGTATGTTTGAGAAAGCTGGCATCCATGGTAATCCAGTGGGGTTGACAATAGAAGAATATATGCCATTTTCGCGTTTAGCGAATGTTCTAGTGAATGGTAAAAAAGAGTTTGACCAGGAACGAAATATTGAAGGTGTGACGTTTGTAGTTAATCGAGTTCCCGTGAAGGTAGACGGACAAATTGTAGGAGCTATTGCTACTTTTAGAGACAAAACAGAGTTAAAGCATCTTGCTGAGCAACTAACCGGAGTAAAGTTGTATGCAGAAGCATTGCGAGTGAAAAGCCATGAATTTATGAACAAACTTCATGTCATTTTAGGAATGGTACATATTGGCGAATATAAGAAACTTACTTCATACATTCATCAATTAACTGAGAATCATCAACTAGAAATCGATACTATTTCAAGATTTATAAAAGATCCTATATTGGCTGGTTTTTTGTTAAGTAAAATGAGCTATGCCCGCGAGCAGGGGGTGACACTGAATGTTCAAGGCGACTCAGTTTTACCGGAACCTAATAGTCCTGCAACCATGGATGAGATTATTACTGTGATTGGCAATTTAATTGATAACTCTATTGAAGCTGTTCAAGAATTTAGTAACAAAAATATTGACGTTTTAATTGATTATGATGGTGAGTTCCTGTTTTTTGATGTCGTAGATCATAAGGGTGGGATACCAGTTGAGATCCGCGATGAAATATTTAATAAAGGGTTCTCTACGAAAGGTGAAAATAGGGGATATGGACTGTTTCTTGTAAGAAAAACTGCAAAAAACTTGGGGGGAGATATTGAATTGTTTACTAATGACGAGTACACAATGTTTTCTGTAGAAATTCCATATAAAAGTAAGGAGGAATCAGCATGA
- a CDS encoding DctP family TRAP transporter solute-binding subunit has translation MYHVKKATFTLLGIILVLTLAACGGSSESSSTSEGDGGSSGVQEMTIKISHVVAENTPKHQAALAMAKNIEENSDGKVKVQVYPNGQLFDDKTEVKNLQANNVQFIIPDMSKMVGMNPAFNVPSLPFMFSSNEAAYSFWDGEKGQEIFQSLESEGIIGLRMWPNGPKQITNTVRPIKAPEDLQGLKIRVQGGQVLASLFKTLDAGPLQLPFGQLYTALEQGTVDGQVNTFSNISTKKLGDVQKYITTNWGAARVDYAMLTNKEFWEGLNEETKKIVQAGIDHGTEVARSKAEQLNQEAFKKIKERGKMDIYELSAEERSVFQEALQPVYDEFREEIGADVIKAAKESSAE, from the coding sequence ATGTACCATGTCAAAAAAGCAACGTTTACTTTATTAGGAATTATCCTTGTTCTTACTCTCGCGGCCTGTGGAGGATCCAGCGAATCATCCTCTACCAGTGAAGGCGATGGTGGTAGTAGCGGTGTACAAGAAATGACCATAAAGATCTCCCATGTAGTCGCGGAGAACACACCTAAACACCAGGCAGCTTTAGCAATGGCCAAGAATATTGAAGAAAACTCTGATGGAAAAGTCAAAGTACAGGTTTATCCAAACGGCCAGTTATTTGATGATAAAACTGAAGTTAAAAACCTTCAAGCTAACAACGTTCAGTTTATTATTCCAGATATGTCAAAAATGGTTGGGATGAATCCTGCATTCAATGTCCCCTCATTACCGTTTATGTTCAGCAGTAATGAAGCAGCCTACAGCTTTTGGGACGGTGAAAAAGGTCAAGAGATATTTCAAAGCCTTGAAAGTGAAGGAATTATCGGTTTAAGAATGTGGCCAAATGGACCAAAACAAATTACAAATACTGTTCGTCCTATAAAAGCTCCTGAAGATCTCCAAGGTTTAAAAATACGCGTTCAAGGTGGTCAAGTTCTTGCATCGCTTTTTAAAACACTTGATGCAGGTCCTTTACAATTACCATTCGGACAACTGTACACCGCACTTGAACAAGGGACAGTAGACGGCCAGGTTAACACATTTAGTAATATTTCTACCAAAAAACTCGGGGATGTGCAAAAATACATCACAACAAATTGGGGAGCAGCCAGAGTGGATTATGCCATGCTCACGAACAAGGAATTTTGGGAAGGTTTAAACGAAGAAACTAAAAAAATAGTACAAGCAGGTATTGACCACGGAACAGAAGTAGCTCGCTCCAAAGCTGAACAACTAAATCAAGAAGCATTCAAAAAAATCAAGGAACGTGGAAAAATGGATATTTACGAACTTTCTGCTGAAGAAAGAAGTGTCTTTCAAGAAGCATTACAACCAGTTTATGATGAATTTAGAGAGGAAATTGGGGCTGACGTTATTAAAGCCGCAAAGGAATCGTCTGCTGAATAA
- a CDS encoding tartrate dehydrogenase yields MKNYQIATIPGDGIGKEVVPAALNVLHTIADVHGGLSFVSTEFPWSCDYYAEHGKMMPENGMETLQSFEAIFLGAIGNPSIVADHISLWDLLLKIRRSCEQSINIRPAKYFKGLRSPLTNPNDFDLIVVRENSEGEYSEIGGRIHKNENEMAIQNAVFTRRGCESAMRYAFNLAKKRNKYLTSATKSNGIFHTMPFWDSIFNDIKKDYPDIETESSHIDALSAFFVTQPEKFDVIVASNLFGDILTDIGGAVMGSIGIAPAANINLSGKYPSMFEPVHGSAPDIYGKGIANPIGQIWTAKMMLDHFNEEELGQKLLDIIEEVTADNIKTSDIGGNSTTLEVSNEICNRLKAL; encoded by the coding sequence ATGAAAAATTATCAAATAGCTACTATTCCTGGAGATGGAATTGGAAAAGAAGTTGTACCAGCTGCATTAAATGTTCTACATACAATTGCTGATGTTCATGGTGGATTGTCATTTGTAAGCACAGAGTTTCCCTGGAGTTGTGATTATTATGCAGAGCATGGCAAAATGATGCCTGAAAACGGAATGGAAACATTACAAAGTTTTGAAGCTATTTTTCTCGGGGCAATCGGCAACCCATCCATAGTTGCAGATCATATCTCACTATGGGATTTGTTATTAAAAATTAGACGCTCCTGCGAACAATCTATCAATATTAGGCCCGCTAAATATTTTAAAGGTCTCCGTTCTCCCCTAACTAATCCAAATGATTTCGATCTCATTGTTGTCAGGGAAAATAGTGAAGGTGAATATAGTGAGATTGGTGGGAGAATTCACAAAAACGAAAATGAAATGGCAATACAGAATGCAGTCTTTACTAGAAGAGGCTGCGAGTCAGCTATGCGTTATGCATTTAATTTGGCTAAAAAGAGAAATAAATATCTAACTAGTGCAACCAAATCAAATGGCATTTTTCACACCATGCCCTTTTGGGATTCAATATTCAATGATATCAAAAAAGATTATCCAGATATTGAAACAGAATCATCTCATATTGATGCTTTATCTGCCTTTTTTGTAACGCAACCGGAAAAATTTGACGTTATTGTTGCCAGTAATTTATTTGGTGATATTTTAACCGATATTGGAGGTGCTGTAATGGGAAGCATTGGTATCGCTCCAGCAGCCAACATTAATTTAAGTGGCAAATACCCATCAATGTTTGAACCAGTACACGGGTCTGCACCAGATATTTACGGGAAGGGAATTGCCAATCCAATAGGGCAAATATGGACTGCCAAAATGATGCTCGATCATTTTAACGAGGAAGAATTGGGTCAAAAACTCTTGGATATCATTGAAGAAGTAACAGCTGACAACATAAAAACCTCTGACATAGGTGGGAATTCCACTACACTGGAGGTTTCAAATGAGATATGCAACCGACTGAAGGCTCTTTAA
- a CDS encoding NUDIX hydrolase translates to MTKEQPWKVIESQNVEVSKFTVKKEQVQLSNEDEMEFSYVSFPHGVCVLALTEDSQVIVLKQYRHAVRQWELELPAGAIDGQDPPLATAKRELLEETGYQAEQWANLGFVHPSAGSTSEAIHLFAAKGIYKAGEQELEPSEEIEMELVKMDELYELIGSGDFRHGAGLAAVLRYRCLDG, encoded by the coding sequence ATGACTAAAGAACAACCATGGAAAGTGATCGAATCACAGAATGTTGAAGTGAGTAAATTTACCGTGAAAAAAGAGCAAGTTCAACTCTCAAATGAGGATGAGATGGAATTTTCCTATGTGAGTTTTCCACACGGTGTTTGTGTGTTGGCCCTGACAGAGGATAGTCAGGTGATTGTGCTCAAGCAATATCGTCATGCGGTCAGGCAATGGGAATTGGAACTGCCCGCAGGTGCGATTGATGGTCAAGATCCACCGCTTGCGACAGCCAAACGCGAATTGCTTGAGGAAACTGGATATCAGGCGGAGCAATGGGCTAATCTTGGGTTTGTTCACCCTTCTGCGGGATCCACTTCTGAAGCGATTCACCTTTTTGCAGCGAAGGGTATTTATAAGGCTGGGGAGCAGGAGCTTGAACCGAGTGAAGAGATTGAGATGGAGCTTGTTAAGATGGATGAGTTGTACGAGCTGATTGGAAGTGGTGACTTCAGACATGGAGCGGGGCTTGCGGCGGTTCTGCGGTATCGGTGTTTGGATGGTTGA
- a CDS encoding YfcC family protein, producing the protein MAIEQRKHQPSLKQKKKWAMPDAYIIMLLIMLLAAIATYILPSGAFERVEQGDITVVVPDSFHSVDGDPTGIMDFFLSIQNGMVETAGIIFLVLIIGGTFAVIESTGAINASIMKAVNKTKNREHVLVLFVGILLMIGGLTGAISNAVIAFIPIGIVLAKALDLDAIAGVAIIKLTAYVGFNTSFMSPFTVLIAQDIAGLPLYSGILFRSIMTIVIFAVTISYILWYIKRVKNDPAKSLMGANRFPKGDEKVDENVHQKFTGTHKWILSFVVLAIVFYIVGALQFGWSLNHMAAIFLIITVGTGIIAKMSPNFVVKEFMGGAKNLVYGP; encoded by the coding sequence ATGGCGATTGAACAACGGAAGCACCAACCATCTTTGAAACAAAAGAAGAAGTGGGCAATGCCTGATGCCTATATCATTATGCTGCTGATTATGTTGCTTGCGGCTATTGCAACGTACATCCTGCCATCAGGCGCATTTGAACGAGTGGAACAGGGAGATATTACAGTGGTCGTTCCAGACAGTTTTCATTCCGTTGATGGAGATCCAACGGGAATAATGGATTTCTTTTTATCGATTCAAAATGGCATGGTCGAGACAGCTGGAATCATTTTCTTAGTCTTAATTATAGGAGGAACCTTCGCCGTCATTGAATCAACAGGAGCCATCAATGCTTCGATTATGAAAGCTGTAAACAAGACAAAAAATCGCGAACATGTACTTGTCCTATTCGTTGGGATTCTACTCATGATTGGCGGTCTCACCGGCGCGATATCTAATGCGGTTATTGCCTTTATTCCGATTGGGATCGTCCTCGCCAAGGCGCTCGATTTAGACGCGATCGCTGGTGTGGCGATCATCAAGTTGACGGCATACGTCGGATTTAATACGTCATTTATGAGTCCGTTTACCGTGTTGATTGCCCAGGACATTGCCGGACTTCCTTTGTATTCCGGTATTCTATTCAGATCGATCATGACTATTGTGATTTTTGCCGTAACCATCTCTTATATTCTTTGGTATATCAAGAGAGTGAAAAATGACCCAGCGAAGAGTCTGATGGGGGCCAATCGCTTTCCAAAAGGCGATGAAAAAGTGGACGAGAATGTTCACCAGAAATTTACTGGCACGCATAAATGGATTCTGTCTTTTGTCGTCTTAGCAATTGTATTCTACATTGTAGGGGCACTGCAATTCGGCTGGTCACTCAACCACATGGCCGCTATTTTTCTTATTATCACAGTTGGAACCGGGATTATTGCAAAAATGTCGCCCAATTTTGTTGTCAAAGAATTCATGGGTGGTGCCAAAAACCTTGTCTATGGGCCTTAA
- a CDS encoding MurR/RpiR family transcriptional regulator, whose protein sequence is MEDFYKKIENAYDDLSRGLKKVANYLLEEPTAFAANPAKKVGEALGVSESMITRFCLTLGYKGYSELQQEVRHYVFNQKRIFEEYPLSHKEEKERPFHERVMLHDQFNIQSTAENIKEEQFKQATASLADAEQVLIAGLRYTFSMAHWLTYALQSIGVNARLYRPDLDAHLDFGSKKHIFIVFSFHAYSTETLMLAEEAKRRNWTIIGITDSGIAPISKHADILFPVYFSKGSHSETAPIVFSFMNALVSGISIQEPQRTRQNKRTMEEKRLKQTFKL, encoded by the coding sequence GTGGAAGACTTTTATAAAAAAATTGAAAACGCCTATGATGACTTGTCAAGAGGGTTAAAAAAAGTGGCGAACTACTTACTTGAGGAACCCACAGCCTTTGCGGCCAACCCCGCTAAAAAGGTTGGCGAAGCGCTCGGGGTCAGTGAATCGATGATCACCCGCTTCTGTCTGACGTTAGGGTATAAGGGGTACAGCGAACTGCAGCAGGAGGTGCGCCACTATGTATTTAATCAGAAGCGGATCTTTGAGGAGTACCCGTTGTCCCATAAAGAGGAGAAAGAGCGTCCTTTCCATGAACGAGTAATGCTGCATGATCAATTTAACATCCAATCCACAGCGGAAAATATAAAAGAAGAGCAATTCAAGCAAGCCACGGCTTCCCTGGCTGATGCCGAACAAGTGCTGATTGCCGGATTGCGTTATACCTTCTCGATGGCCCACTGGCTGACTTATGCACTTCAATCGATCGGGGTCAATGCCAGGCTATATCGTCCTGATCTCGATGCCCATCTCGACTTTGGATCAAAAAAACACATCTTTATCGTATTCTCGTTTCACGCTTATTCAACGGAAACGTTAATGCTTGCCGAAGAAGCGAAACGACGGAACTGGACGATTATCGGCATTACCGATTCCGGCATCGCACCGATATCGAAGCATGCCGACATCCTCTTTCCCGTCTACTTTTCAAAAGGGAGCCATTCCGAAACGGCCCCGATTGTGTTTTCTTTTATGAATGCGCTCGTGTCCGGGATATCCATTCAAGAGCCACAACGTACCCGGCAAAATAAACGAACGATGGAAGAAAAACGACTCAAGCAAACATTTAAGTTGTAA
- a CDS encoding M20 peptidase aminoacylase family protein yields the protein MEISEHLHTHPEISWKETETTEFIKTILVENGCRVRTFEDCTGVIGEIGEGKPVVGIRADMDALWQEVNGTFQANHSCGHDSHMSMVLGVLLSIQEMNQIPDGTIRFIFQPAEEKGTGALKMVEKNVVDDVDYLYGVHLRPIQEVENGMATPALFHGAARHITGEIKGEDTHGARPHLGVNAIEIGAELVQKLNHIHIDPMIPHSVKFTKFQAGGESANIIPGNATFSIDLRAQTNDKIEKLTTSVEEAVKSVSDYYGVLIDLSLESMMASAIVDPEAQAFMADSIQEVLGEENLVDPVTTTGSEDFHFYTLKKEHIKASILGLGCDLKPGLHHPNMSFDHGMIMPGVRILTNTVLKTLEHLNQSGS from the coding sequence ATGGAAATCTCTGAACACCTGCACACACACCCTGAAATAAGCTGGAAAGAAACCGAAACCACCGAATTTATCAAAACTATATTAGTAGAAAACGGCTGCCGCGTCCGTACATTTGAGGATTGTACCGGCGTGATCGGAGAAATAGGAGAAGGAAAACCAGTCGTGGGGATCCGCGCCGACATGGACGCCCTCTGGCAAGAGGTCAATGGAACGTTCCAAGCCAACCACTCCTGCGGCCACGACTCTCATATGTCCATGGTCCTCGGCGTGCTCTTGTCGATTCAAGAAATGAATCAGATCCCGGATGGAACCATCCGCTTTATCTTTCAACCCGCGGAAGAAAAAGGCACCGGCGCGTTAAAAATGGTCGAAAAGAACGTTGTAGATGATGTTGATTACTTATACGGCGTTCACCTGCGCCCCATTCAAGAAGTGGAGAACGGGATGGCTACCCCTGCCCTGTTTCATGGAGCGGCCCGACATATCACCGGCGAAATTAAAGGAGAAGATACACACGGAGCCCGCCCTCACCTCGGCGTCAATGCGATCGAAATCGGAGCGGAATTAGTCCAGAAGCTAAATCATATTCATATCGATCCAATGATTCCACACTCCGTTAAGTTCACAAAATTCCAAGCCGGCGGTGAAAGTGCCAATATCATTCCAGGCAACGCCACCTTTAGCATTGATTTACGTGCCCAAACCAATGATAAGATCGAAAAATTAACGACTTCTGTAGAAGAAGCCGTGAAGTCAGTCTCAGATTACTATGGAGTTCTGATCGATTTATCCCTAGAATCCATGATGGCATCGGCGATAGTAGATCCGGAAGCACAGGCATTTATGGCGGACTCTATCCAGGAAGTCTTGGGAGAAGAAAATCTAGTGGACCCTGTAACGACAACCGGCAGCGAAGACTTTCACTTTTATACGTTGAAAAAGGAGCATATTAAAGCTTCTATTCTTGGGCTCGGGTGCGATTTGAAGCCGGGGTTGCATCATCCAAATATGTCGTTTGACCATGGGATGATTATGCCAGGGGTGAGGATTTTGACGAATACAGTTTTGAAGACGTTGGAACACTTGAATCAATCAGGCAGTTAA